The following are from one region of the Camelus ferus isolate YT-003-E chromosome 13, BCGSAC_Cfer_1.0, whole genome shotgun sequence genome:
- the LOC116668096 gene encoding serine/arginine repetitive matrix protein 1-like, which yields MTPSALRRARGTRLRGPVRSRRGPARRHSWMEPGQEPGRGACPRSPPPAAPGEPTAPARPRPPHGPPTPLTRLEPATSEGPGCARGGCARPAPGCGKGSERSGRRRRRRHSSRHEPSGRRRRLQQQVSIKVLVRSLFPHSGRAQRRLQLFQNTRPVPPTPRLRRSARRGVESRGGRRTRGAVAANFPPDLPVALGRLGVPELPPPLGSASSPGGVRGKEAASPAGSERSWNGMHKEAAAASPFPQPVCAGPTSQPLYRSRFLRSRTTTFIQTVDSWPTSRLLLRAEDSRRETASSVCCSRLLGSA from the coding sequence ATGACCCCGTCCGCCCTCCGCCGAGCCCGCGGGACGCGGCTCCGAGGGCCGGTTCGCTCGCGCCGGGGACCGGCGCGTCGCCACAGCTGGATGGAGCCCGGCCAGGAACCGGGGCGCGGCGCGTGTCCCCGCagccccccgcccgccgccccgggGGAGCCGACCGCTCCGGCTCGGCCGCGCCCACCCCACGGCCCCCCGACTCCTCTCACCCGCCTGGAGCCCGCGACGAGCGAAGGTCCTGGGTGCGCGCGGGGAGGCTGTGCGCGCCCGGCGCCTGGGTGTGGGAAGGGGTCTGAGCgctccggccgccgccgccgccgccgccactccAGCCGCCACGAGCCCTCTGGCCGCCGCCGCCGTCTCCAGCAGCAAGTTTCCATAAAAGTCCTGGTGCGCAGCCTGTTCCCGCATTCCGGGCGGGCCCAGCGCCGGCTGCAGCTGTTCCAAAACACAAGGCCAGTTCCCCCAACCCCCCGCCTCCGCCGGAGCGCCCGGAGAGGGGTGGAGAGTCGAGGAGGAAGGCGGACGAGGGGGGCGGTGGCGGCCAACTTTCCGCCAGACCTGCCTGTCGCCCTGGGTCGGCTCGGGGTCCCTGAGCTTCCCCCTCCCCTCGGGTCTGCCTCCAGCCCCGGCGGGGTCCGAGGAAAGGAGGCTGCCTCGCCTGCGGGAAGCGAGAGATCCTGGAATGGGATGCATAAAGAGGCTGCAgctgcctcccccttcccacagCCGGTCTGCGCCGGGCCCACCTCTCAGCCACTCTACAGGTCCCGGTTTCTAAGGAGCCGAACCACTACCTTCATCCAAACCGTTGACTCTTGGCCAACTTCACGTTTATTGCTAAGAGCAGAGGACAGCCGACGGGAGACCGCTTCATCCGTCTGTTGCTCTCGTTTACTTGGTTCTGCTTAA